From Cannabis sativa cultivar Pink pepper isolate KNU-18-1 chromosome 8, ASM2916894v1, whole genome shotgun sequence, a single genomic window includes:
- the LOC115698896 gene encoding sigma factor binding protein 2, chloroplastic isoform X1, giving the protein MENNIHKLLSSSDTAHQGKKSTKFPNKTKKSINKQKPPVKVVYISNPMKVKTSASEFRALVQELTGQDAEFPDPTKFEAADKEEDYGTEDPTAKMGSEDHDVDLVVESSSTTTTSTTTPTSNNNTASYYEMFDDDVFMPQMMDSLSGIFPSTVWYDSPQVLDVIRSATLDASCDVN; this is encoded by the coding sequence atggaaAATAATATCCATAAGCTACTCAGTAGTAGTGATACAGCTCATCAAGggaaaaaatcaacaaaatttcCCAACAAAACGAAGAAAAGTATCAACAAGCAAAAGCCACCGGTCAAAGTAGTTTATATCTCGAATCCAATGAAGGTGAAGACCAGTGCCTCTGAGTTTAGGGCTTTGGTTCAAGAACTCACTGGGCAAGATGCTGAGTTCCCAGACCCCACCAAGTTTGAGGCCGCCGACAAAGAAGAAGACTATGGTACCGAAGATCCAACGGCCAAGATGGGATCAGAAGATCATGACGTTGATCTTGTGGTGGAGAGTTCAAGTACGACTACTACTAGTACTACTACACCAACTAGTAATAATAATACAGCTTCTTATTATGAGATGTTTGACGACGACGTTTTCATGCCCCAGATGATGGATAGCTTATCCGGGATATTTCCATCTACTGTTTGGTATGACTCTCCTCAAGTACTTGATGTTATTAGATCAGCTACCCTTGATGCTAGCTGTgatgtaaattaa
- the LOC115698896 gene encoding sigma factor binding protein 2, chloroplastic isoform X2 — protein MENNIHKLLSSSDTAHQGKKSTKFPNKTKKSINKQKPPVKVVYISNPMKVKTSASEFRALVQELTGQDAEFPDPTKFEAADKEEDYGTEDPTAKMGSEDHDVDLVVESSNDG, from the exons atggaaAATAATATCCATAAGCTACTCAGTAGTAGTGATACAGCTCATCAAGggaaaaaatcaacaaaatttcCCAACAAAACGAAGAAAAGTATCAACAAGCAAAAGCCACCGGTCAAAGTAGTTTATATCTCGAATCCAATGAAGGTGAAGACCAGTGCCTCTGAGTTTAGGGCTTTGGTTCAAGAACTCACTGGGCAAGATGCTGAGTTCCCAGACCCCACCAAGTTTGAGGCCGCCGACAAAGAAGAAGACTATGGTACCGAAGATCCAACGGCCAAGATGGGATCAGAAGATCATGACGTTGATCTTGTGGTGGAGAGTTCAA ATGATGGATAG